CAGCATCCAGATCAGGGCTGATACGGGAATCATCCCAGCCCATCGTAGCGGGCAAAATTCCCGCCTGGCGCAGGTTAGAGAGAGCCGGCTCGAAAATCTCGTCGTCGCTCCCGGTCACCTGGTAACCTTTCAACTTCAGCGCAATTGCAAGCTGGTGCATGACGCTACCACCTATAGCAATAAAATGTACTTTTGTCATATGCAATAAAACAGTTGCCGGTATTTTGCGTTATATTTATGAGAATCGGGAAAATGGACTGATATTATCAATAAATTTTTTAATATAAATTTTATATTTGCAAAGTAACGTCAAAAAATGGCGATTAAAAAAGTGATATCACCTTTCCCTATGAAATTTCATTTACCACTTAAAAATCCCTTTATGCAAGTATCATTCAAAGTTTTGGGCGGCGCAGCGCTTATTTGTATCTTTGCTACTTTATTTACTTCGTGTGCGTCTCAAAACAAATTGGGCTGTCCGATGAAGATAGGCAAGGTGAGCCATGCGGCAAACAGCAAGGATTGTTAATGAATTGGATACCTTTAACTACTGAAAATCAGTTAGAAACCATCAAGGAAGCATCTGAAACGGAAACCGTCGTTATTTTTAAGCACAGCACCCGCTGTTCCATTAGCGCGGTAGCTAAGTCAAGGCTCGACAGAGCTGAAACGCCTGAGAATATGACCTTCTATTATCTGGACCTAATCAAGTATCGGAAAATATCAGATGAAATTGCAGCGGCTTATGGAGTAGAACATGAATCTCCCCAGGTGTTGCTGATTAAAAATGGAAAGTGTGTGTACGATGAGAGCCATAGTGCCATAGCAATGGATGAGCTGGTATCACATGCAAATTAAGTCGAGTAGCTTGCAGCTATTTATCCAAAGAAATTAGTACCGGCCTGGTGGCCGGTATTTTTTTTATATAAGGGAGATCCTGTAATTTTTTTACCGGTGAGTTTTTATTTCCCCTGGCGAATTACTTCTTTCGTGAATTGCAGGAGGGAATTATACCCCCTTACAAATGGGATCGCTCTTTTTAACTAGCTTTGTAATTATGAAACACCGTATAGTTGTCGCAGTTACCGGGGCCAGTGGGGCCATATATGCACGTCAGTTGTTGCAAAAGTTGGAACGCGCGACTGCACAGACCGGGCAGGTTGCCAT
This window of the Chitinophaga sancti genome carries:
- the ytxJ gene encoding bacillithiol system redox-active protein YtxJ, with amino-acid sequence MCVSKQIGLSDEDRQGEPCGKQQGLLMNWIPLTTENQLETIKEASETETVVIFKHSTRCSISAVAKSRLDRAETPENMTFYYLDLIKYRKISDEIAAAYGVEHESPQVLLIKNGKCVYDESHSAIAMDELVSHAN